In one window of Pseudomonadota bacterium DNA:
- a CDS encoding adenylate/guanylate cyclase domain-containing protein, whose protein sequence is MPLTETHPAVRPPAPARPLQTGRQPLSSGLNKPLIAGIVTALLGVLATGAPWIGGTQTDLESAAGLRILYGLRGVREPPREVVIVLIDQTTLDEPDFPDVLGEWSRALHAQLLRRLEAARPGVVGFDFHFNKARDARGDREFARAIKDAGNVVLIEYLIPARSRALLPGSIEITERRSRLPIPPLADAAAMVVPFLLPDGRDLDQLLLRDPAGENLPTFPLAALLVYSKPYLETLAALVREISGQPVEVRRLATLAEQLYTRFARDPELADELNDELTNRASFDQESRAVLLALIGAVRTLEARHIDYYGPPGTVTTLPYQCIIQGGCDAFPAGRLSSLREKAVFVGFSDLRHGSVMDRFPTVYGNFSGVEIGATAFANLLERRSLRPLPMLWHLCIVALWAALLGRLATTASTGLAMCGILALSTAYSSAAYLAFAHYGLWLPLAVPIAIQTPLAAAIALLRGYLEERRERARNEHELARLEDGLRVHLPRQVVESIARTTPEILSSGQIMYGVCIHSDAGQFTLLSETMKAVPLRSLLNGYYEPLFDAVKKHEGWVSDVIGDAMLAVWPTAAPEPKAKRAACDAALEIIRALAPADPHCLPTRVGIHCGELVLGNVGARGRFEYRAVGEVVNKTERIERASKSLGTRILASCDVTSGIEGLLTREIGSFYLPGTSRPVVLCEIVDPEISTLGSTEHKHRYFNAALTAFKLQDFDQAQQIFESLLKEFGDDGPARFYLDLCRQFETVPPEPPWTGCVRL, encoded by the coding sequence ATGCCGCTGACCGAAACACACCCAGCCGTCCGGCCGCCGGCCCCGGCACGGCCATTACAGACCGGCCGGCAACCGCTGTCGTCCGGACTCAATAAACCCCTCATCGCCGGGATCGTTACCGCGCTCCTGGGCGTTTTAGCGACCGGCGCACCCTGGATTGGCGGGACGCAGACCGATCTTGAAAGCGCGGCGGGTTTAAGGATCCTGTACGGCCTGCGCGGGGTTCGCGAGCCCCCTCGGGAGGTCGTCATTGTGTTGATCGATCAGACGACCCTCGACGAACCCGACTTTCCCGACGTTCTCGGTGAATGGTCGCGGGCATTACACGCGCAACTCCTGCGGCGGCTGGAAGCAGCCCGGCCGGGAGTTGTTGGCTTTGATTTTCATTTCAACAAGGCGCGCGATGCGCGCGGAGACCGCGAGTTTGCGCGGGCGATTAAGGACGCCGGGAACGTAGTCCTGATCGAATACCTGATCCCGGCGCGGTCGCGCGCGCTCTTGCCGGGCTCCATCGAGATCACCGAACGCCGATCGCGGCTCCCCATCCCGCCTCTCGCGGACGCCGCGGCGATGGTCGTACCGTTTTTGCTACCCGACGGACGCGATCTCGATCAGTTGCTGCTCCGGGATCCCGCGGGCGAAAACTTGCCGACCTTTCCCTTGGCTGCCTTGCTCGTGTATTCCAAACCGTACCTGGAAACGCTGGCAGCCTTGGTGCGCGAGATCTCCGGACAGCCCGTGGAGGTCAGACGCCTCGCGACGTTGGCTGAGCAGTTGTACACTCGGTTCGCCCGCGATCCCGAGCTAGCCGACGAACTGAACGACGAGTTAACTAACAGGGCTTCCTTCGATCAAGAGTCCCGCGCGGTGCTCCTAGCGCTTATCGGCGCCGTGCGCACGCTCGAGGCACGCCACATAGACTATTACGGTCCGCCGGGCACCGTGACCACCCTCCCCTATCAATGCATCATACAGGGGGGTTGCGACGCGTTCCCCGCGGGACGCTTGTCGAGTCTGCGCGAGAAGGCTGTCTTCGTCGGTTTTTCCGACCTGCGGCACGGCAGCGTGATGGATCGGTTTCCCACCGTCTACGGAAATTTCAGCGGCGTCGAGATCGGGGCCACCGCCTTCGCCAACCTATTGGAGCGGCGTAGCCTCCGCCCCTTGCCGATGCTGTGGCATCTGTGCATCGTGGCTCTGTGGGCGGCACTCCTAGGGCGCTTGGCCACGACAGCCTCGACCGGATTAGCCATGTGCGGGATCCTCGCGCTGAGCACCGCATACAGCAGCGCGGCTTACCTCGCCTTTGCCCACTATGGCCTGTGGCTGCCGCTCGCGGTTCCGATCGCTATTCAAACACCGCTGGCCGCGGCCATCGCACTCCTGCGCGGGTATCTGGAGGAGCGGCGCGAGCGCGCGCGCAACGAGCACGAGTTGGCCCGGCTCGAAGACGGCTTGCGCGTTCACCTCCCGCGTCAGGTCGTGGAAAGCATCGCGCGGACTACTCCCGAGATCCTCTCAAGCGGCCAGATCATGTATGGCGTCTGCATCCATTCGGACGCCGGCCAGTTCACTCTATTGTCGGAGACCATGAAGGCGGTGCCGTTGCGCTCCCTGCTGAACGGCTATTACGAACCGCTATTCGATGCGGTTAAGAAGCATGAGGGTTGGGTATCCGACGTGATTGGCGATGCCATGTTGGCGGTGTGGCCGACCGCGGCGCCCGAACCCAAAGCCAAGCGCGCCGCATGCGATGCCGCCCTGGAAATCATTCGTGCCCTCGCTCCCGCCGATCCGCACTGCCTGCCGACGCGGGTCGGCATCCATTGCGGCGAACTCGTGCTCGGCAATGTTGGCGCGCGCGGGAGATTCGAGTACCGCGCCGTCGGGGAAGTCGTGAATAAGACCGAACGCATCGAGCGGGCAAGCAAGAGCTTGGGGACCCGTATTCTTGCCTCTTGCGACGTGACCTCGGGGATCGAAGGCCTCCTCACCCGCGAGATCGGTTCCTTCTACCTTCCCGGAACGAGCCGCCCGGTAGTCCTGTGCGAGATTGTCGATCCCGAGATTTCAACCCTGGGATCGACCGAGCATAAGCATCGGTACTTCAACGCGGCGCTCACGGCGTTCAAGCTTCAGGACTTCGACCAGGCACAACAGATCTTCGAGAGCTTACTGAAGGAATTCGGAGACGATGGGCCGGCGCGGTTTTATCTCGATCTTTGCCGGCAATTCGAGACCGTTCCTCCGGAGCCACCGTGGACCGGATGTGTGCGCCTTTAG
- a CDS encoding Crp/Fnr family transcriptional regulator, whose product MASDFTWFPKLVRADLEFLAKCGTTKRYKSKTVLITEGEPSHELYIVESGLVRVYTSEQSGKEVTLIFLGPWECFGELGLLDDAPRSASVATVETSTLVVVSKPAFLNCLSKHPEISIKLLQALVQRVRFLTERVRDIALLDVYGRIARSLMSLATERDGQWVIEQRMTQQDLASMVGCAREMVARVMKDLTTGGYVEVKGKHITIKRRLPDRW is encoded by the coding sequence ATGGCAAGTGATTTCACCTGGTTTCCTAAGCTGGTCCGAGCCGACTTGGAGTTCCTCGCCAAATGCGGCACCACTAAGCGCTATAAGAGTAAGACCGTGCTCATCACCGAGGGGGAACCGAGCCACGAGCTGTATATCGTGGAAAGCGGTCTGGTGCGCGTTTACACCAGCGAGCAAAGCGGTAAAGAGGTCACCTTGATTTTTCTTGGGCCCTGGGAGTGCTTCGGAGAGCTCGGATTGCTCGATGACGCACCCCGTTCGGCCTCGGTGGCGACGGTGGAGACCTCCACGCTCGTTGTGGTGTCGAAACCGGCTTTCTTGAATTGTCTGTCGAAGCATCCTGAGATCTCGATCAAGCTTTTGCAAGCCTTGGTGCAGCGGGTCAGGTTTTTGACGGAACGAGTGCGAGACATCGCCTTGCTCGACGTCTACGGCAGAATCGCCCGCTCGCTCATGAGCCTGGCGACGGAGCGAGACGGCCAGTGGGTGATCGAACAACGCATGACCCAGCAGGACCTGGCAAGCATGGTCGGTTGCGCGCGCGAGATGGTCGCTCGCGTGATGAAGGACTTGACCACCGGCGGTTACGTGGAGGTCAAGGGTAAACATATCACCATCAAAAGAAGACTCCCGGATCGATGGTAG
- a CDS encoding adenine phosphoribosyltransferase gives MDRLKAKIRNIPDFPKPGIQFKDITPLVKDPATLRLTVHQLLHPFLGERLTAVVGMEARGFIFGSLVAWELGVGFVPLRKPGKLPYNVARTDYDLEYGSAGLEVHVDALTPNDRVLLIDDLIATGGTAAASCLLIKKLGAEVAGCAFVVELDALGGRAQLAEYRVHTLVHY, from the coding sequence ATGGATAGACTCAAAGCCAAGATCCGCAATATCCCGGACTTTCCCAAGCCCGGGATCCAATTCAAAGACATTACCCCGCTGGTCAAGGACCCCGCAACTCTGCGGCTGACGGTGCACCAACTCCTCCACCCCTTCCTCGGCGAACGCCTCACGGCCGTGGTCGGAATGGAAGCGCGCGGATTCATCTTCGGCAGCCTGGTCGCCTGGGAGCTCGGAGTCGGGTTTGTCCCCTTGCGCAAACCCGGCAAGCTTCCTTATAACGTGGCGCGAACCGATTATGACCTCGAGTACGGATCGGCCGGGCTCGAAGTGCATGTAGACGCGCTCACCCCGAACGACCGGGTGTTGTTGATCGATGATCTCATCGCCACCGGGGGTACGGCGGCGGCGAGCTGTCTGCTTATCAAGAAGCTGGGCGCCGAGGTCGCGGGCTGCGCCTTCGTCGTCGAGCTCGATGCGCTCGGCGGCCGCGCGCAGTTGGCCGAGTATCGCGTGCATACTCTCGTACATTATTAA
- the nfi gene encoding deoxyribonuclease V (cleaves DNA at apurinic or apyrimidinic sites), which yields MHRWDVSPKEAVAIQRELCAQVVRRDRLGAVQRVAGIDVGFKERGAVARAAVVILGYPDLTLVEQVVIERPAEFPYVPGLLSFREVPVVLEALDRLARGPDLLLCDAQGYAHPRRFGLASHLGVLTDTPSIGVAKRRLIGEHAPVPAQMGAWTTLRDRDEIIGAALRTRTGVKPLYVSVGHRVCLETALRFVMSCVTKYRLPETTRWAHRIASGP from the coding sequence ATGCACCGGTGGGATGTCAGCCCGAAAGAAGCCGTCGCAATCCAGAGAGAGTTATGCGCACAGGTGGTGCGCCGCGATCGCCTGGGTGCGGTTCAGCGGGTCGCCGGGATCGATGTTGGTTTCAAGGAGCGCGGGGCGGTGGCACGCGCGGCGGTCGTGATCCTAGGCTACCCGGATCTCACGCTGGTCGAGCAGGTTGTGATCGAGCGCCCGGCCGAGTTTCCCTATGTGCCGGGTCTACTCTCATTTCGCGAAGTGCCGGTGGTGCTGGAGGCGCTGGACCGGCTCGCCCGAGGACCCGACCTGCTGCTCTGTGATGCTCAGGGCTATGCCCATCCGCGCCGTTTCGGCCTGGCCTCGCATTTGGGCGTCCTCACCGATACGCCATCGATTGGAGTTGCCAAGAGGCGGCTGATCGGCGAGCATGCGCCGGTGCCCGCTCAGATGGGGGCGTGGACGACGTTGCGCGATCGGGACGAGATCATCGGCGCCGCGCTGCGCACACGAACGGGGGTGAAACCGCTCTATGTCTCCGTGGGCCATCGGGTGTGCCTCGAAACAGCGCTTCGCTTCGTGATGTCATGCGTTACAAAATACCGTTTACCGGAGACGACACGTTGGGCCCACCGGATCGCCTCCGGCCCGTGA
- a CDS encoding protein-L-isoaspartate(D-aspartate) O-methyltransferase, whose translation MAARGAVAGEADEYGPARLRMVDTIEDEFRWTASMVGPLDSAVAEIMRKVPRHRFVPDDYQARAYLNQPLPIGYGQTISQPYIVALMTGLLEVESAAAVLEIGTGSGYQAAVLAELVKEVYTIEIIDPLGKLARERLRRLGKHNVHTRIGDGYFGWEEHAPFDGIMVTAAGDHIPPPLVRQLKPGGKLVMPVGGFLTQYLILVEKAADGSVTTRQLLPVRFVPLTGDH comes from the coding sequence ATGGCGGCACGCGGAGCGGTGGCCGGGGAGGCGGATGAGTATGGCCCGGCGCGGCTGCGGATGGTCGATACGATCGAGGACGAGTTTCGCTGGACCGCTAGCATGGTCGGGCCACTCGACTCCGCCGTGGCCGAGATCATGCGCAAGGTACCGCGGCATCGCTTCGTGCCCGACGACTACCAAGCGCGCGCTTACCTCAACCAGCCCCTTCCCATCGGCTACGGACAGACGATCTCGCAACCGTACATCGTCGCCTTGATGACCGGTCTCCTCGAGGTGGAATCCGCCGCCGCGGTGCTGGAGATCGGCACAGGATCGGGCTATCAGGCCGCGGTGCTGGCGGAGTTGGTCAAGGAAGTCTACACGATCGAGATCATCGATCCCTTGGGGAAGCTGGCCCGAGAGCGTCTGCGGCGCTTGGGCAAGCACAACGTGCACACGCGCATCGGCGATGGGTACTTCGGGTGGGAGGAACACGCCCCCTTTGACGGGATCATGGTCACCGCCGCCGGAGATCATATACCTCCGCCGCTGGTCAGACAGCTCAAGCCCGGCGGCAAGCTGGTCATGCCGGTCGGCGGCTTTTTGACCCAGTACTTGATATTGGTGGAGAAGGCGGCCGACGGCAGCGTCACCACCCGTCAGCTACTCCCGGTGCGTTTCGTCCCCTTAACCGGGGATCACTGA
- a CDS encoding SAM-dependent methyltransferase has protein sequence MDETQPSRGFLFTVFLISGTSLAYQVLSIRLLSIVSWHHLAYMVMSLALLGYGVSGTFILLASRLIERAPELAYVINAVLFGISSVGCFLAAQTLLVNPAQMLWEGQQVVRLATMYLLLSLPFFFASNCIAIAIVRHKRHLHRVYAVDLFGAGLGALGVVLVLHALSPGATLKLLGCVALIAAALAWSALGCRPRSVSAYLALCALLAPLALSQPWADLRPQEYKGLQQALKVVGTRIVTERSGPLGLLQVLESPKVPFRIAPGLSLNTPALPPEQLALFTDADAMTAITRFDGDLRPLAFLAYMPSAAPYRLRKNPRVLILGAGGGLEVLQALYHRARRIDAVEQNSQVIGLVRDHYRDYTGALYARDPVHIHVAEARGYIATAAESFDIIQIALLEAFNTSASGLYALNESYLYTVEAFRQTLRNLAPDGALAVTRWVKVPPRDELKLFATAVAALRAEGVEHPARQLAWLRGWRTSTLLVKNGKFRQAELRELREFCRTRSFDLAYLPGMKAHEANRYNLLPEPYFFTGAEALLGDDADVFTHRYKFDIKPATDDRPYFFQWFKWPVLKEAFESRGAGGYALLDLGYLMLLATLIQALVLSVLLVLLPLRFISRRGPSGPRALKVKSACYFFAVGLGFMLIEVGFFQRFVLYLSHPLYAMSVMLTGFLVFAGAGSMTLARQATPQAAVKRAVTAIVVITLIYQAMLPMLFAATLAWNDAAKIAITLMVIAPLAYFMGRPYPAALQTISERAPLLIPWAWGINGCASVLGAVLAMVISMDFGLSAVVYLAALLYLLAATLRP, from the coding sequence ATGGATGAGACCCAACCTTCGCGCGGGTTCCTGTTCACCGTGTTCCTGATCTCCGGAACATCCTTAGCTTACCAGGTCCTATCGATACGACTCCTTTCCATCGTCTCCTGGCATCATCTCGCGTACATGGTGATGAGCCTTGCGCTTCTCGGGTACGGTGTGAGCGGGACCTTTATTTTGCTCGCGTCGCGTCTTATTGAGCGGGCGCCGGAACTTGCCTACGTCATCAACGCGGTCCTCTTCGGCATCAGCTCCGTCGGGTGTTTTTTGGCTGCCCAGACGCTGCTCGTCAACCCCGCGCAGATGCTTTGGGAAGGACAACAGGTCGTGCGACTGGCGACCATGTATTTGTTGCTGTCATTACCCTTCTTTTTTGCATCGAATTGCATCGCGATCGCGATCGTGCGTCATAAGCGCCACCTGCACCGCGTCTACGCCGTGGACCTCTTTGGGGCCGGCCTCGGGGCCTTGGGAGTCGTGCTGGTGTTGCATGCCTTATCGCCGGGCGCGACCCTGAAGCTCTTGGGATGCGTCGCTCTAATCGCAGCGGCCCTGGCGTGGTCGGCTCTGGGGTGCCGGCCGCGCAGCGTGAGCGCATACCTGGCGCTCTGCGCACTGCTGGCGCCCCTCGCCCTGTCGCAACCCTGGGCGGATTTGCGGCCGCAGGAATACAAGGGTTTGCAACAGGCCTTGAAGGTCGTCGGGACCCGCATCGTGACTGAACGCTCGGGGCCGCTGGGTTTATTACAGGTGCTTGAAAGCCCGAAAGTCCCGTTTCGTATTGCGCCCGGACTGAGCCTTAACACCCCGGCGCTTCCGCCCGAGCAACTCGCGCTGTTCACGGACGCCGACGCCATGACGGCGATCACGCGCTTCGACGGTGACTTGAGGCCGCTTGCTTTCCTAGCCTATATGCCGAGCGCCGCGCCCTACCGGTTGCGCAAGAACCCGCGGGTCTTGATCTTGGGGGCGGGCGGCGGCCTGGAGGTGCTGCAAGCGCTTTACCATCGGGCGCGCCGAATCGACGCGGTCGAGCAGAATTCGCAGGTCATCGGCTTGGTGCGCGACCACTACCGTGACTACACCGGGGCGCTGTATGCGCGCGATCCCGTCCACATCCACGTCGCGGAAGCGCGCGGGTATATTGCAACCGCCGCGGAGTCATTCGATATCATCCAGATCGCGTTGCTGGAGGCATTCAATACCTCCGCGTCGGGTCTCTACGCGCTCAATGAGAGCTATCTCTACACCGTCGAGGCGTTTCGGCAAACGCTTAGAAACCTCGCCCCCGACGGGGCGCTGGCCGTGACCCGGTGGGTGAAGGTGCCGCCCCGCGATGAGCTCAAGCTCTTTGCCACGGCCGTCGCGGCCTTGCGCGCCGAGGGGGTCGAGCACCCGGCGCGCCAGCTTGCGTGGCTCCGGGGTTGGAGAACCTCGACCTTGCTCGTCAAGAACGGGAAGTTTCGCCAGGCTGAGCTGCGTGAGCTGCGCGAGTTCTGCCGCACGCGCTCCTTCGATCTGGCTTACCTTCCGGGGATGAAAGCGCACGAGGCGAATCGCTATAACTTGCTCCCCGAACCGTATTTTTTCACCGGGGCCGAGGCCTTACTTGGAGACGATGCCGATGTCTTTACTCATCGTTACAAGTTCGATATCAAACCCGCAACCGATGATCGGCCGTATTTCTTTCAGTGGTTCAAGTGGCCCGTTCTCAAGGAGGCTTTCGAGTCGCGGGGCGCGGGGGGCTACGCGCTCTTGGACCTCGGTTACCTCATGTTGCTGGCCACACTGATTCAGGCGCTGGTCTTAAGCGTGCTATTAGTACTGCTCCCGCTGCGTTTCATTAGCCGGCGCGGGCCTTCGGGACCAAGGGCGTTAAAGGTCAAGTCGGCGTGCTATTTTTTTGCTGTCGGGCTCGGCTTCATGCTGATCGAAGTGGGCTTCTTCCAACGTTTCGTGCTTTACTTGTCTCATCCGCTGTACGCGATGTCGGTGATGCTGACGGGATTCCTGGTCTTCGCCGGGGCTGGGAGCATGACCTTAGCGCGGCAAGCCACGCCGCAAGCGGCCGTAAAGCGGGCCGTCACCGCGATCGTCGTAATTACCTTGATCTACCAAGCCATGTTGCCGATGCTCTTTGCGGCCACGCTCGCCTGGAACGATGCGGCCAAGATCGCGATCACGCTCATGGTAATCGCGCCGTTGGCTTATTTTATGGGCCGGCCTTACCCGGCCGCCTTGCAGACTATCTCCGAGCGCGCGCCGCTCTTGATTCCCTGGGCTTGGGGCATCAACGGCTGTGCGTCGGTGTTGGGCGCGGTGCTGGCCATGGTGATCTCTATGGATTTCGGGCTGAGCGCGGTGGTTTATTTGGCGGCGCTACTGTATCTACTCGCGGCCACCTTGCGGCCGTAG
- a CDS encoding DUF433 domain-containing protein translates to MSGTPVFAGTRVPVPTLVDYLEAGDSLDDFLADFPSVSREHAIAVLELAKSALLARAVAA, encoded by the coding sequence CTGAGCGGGACACCTGTTTTCGCGGGAACAAGAGTGCCTGTACCGACTCTCGTTGATTACCTCGAAGCGGGGGATTCTTTGGATGATTTCTTAGCAGACTTTCCGAGCGTCTCCCGCGAGCACGCTATTGCCGTGCTGGAACTTGCGAAGTCTGCGCTTCTTGCCAGGGCAGTAGCTGCGTAA